The Chryseobacterium aureum genome contains a region encoding:
- a CDS encoding dsDNA nuclease domain-containing protein: MKAQQLLALIDINRDAIATNRGFYFQYLTVAKKWLENYTSNIDKDIFTEVDDDIKEVGEEIIFTQIKCYSSTFSLQSKEIRKAIVNFFALYLKNKDHVENLVFDFITNTTVAKTEEILQKWISEQPIVNKDLLNLCSNKISEILFEEIQKKLEKNNSTKKEENSENIPDFEDIIYDKNIIEDFTGKIFWHFDEIPPEEAIIILTNEIHLLLQDPIFSSRPVKLLMEALLCEIYRRSQEKNPQDRKVTNGILKEILETKDSELTKYIDKRLLNLFNFRLDILEDKLVNIQNILDNSLKVQEQHSDILNKISAEYKKANDFFPHFLTTIPFVNPDNLNGRNDLIDDLKHLLSENKHISVNGNGGMGKSYLIKSFVHKLHSEYDHILWLNVESGLVNSLTTNQQITSSLKIPPLEAGQFNEALNLIIHTLNNIPGQNLLVVDSYDVVEPEMEIVKSLQNWHIIAGTRLRLQDWKNLPIPSLDFEQAKALYLSISNQDPVDDQQFQLLFDSVEYNTLVISLVAKTIQQSFTLTLTDVLKHFQEKSLDDQNIQVQLQNDYGESLSLLIILNKTFDLSKLESIDKYYLSFFALLPLEETDFIDLVDWFGKDSVAPNTIAFTNIINTLHSKGLLERNGKRITMHKMLRESILYQERKDSSPFLNQLFNVINLSARIKEGYNNNLSQALRFLKYGEAILKEIKEPFRTEIYQPMLMLENEVLNIYGWIKKDTMTSRWQDLIDRAEKHLDKNDSLLGIMSNNIALTLAADGELDKSFTYFEKAIEILSVADSKAIPHLLMSMCNMSTLLINNGNFPLFFDYFEKIEKLRKKYDLYDDPSYPIQAQIMGSAYNELSNFPMAIKLYKTAIELHKKLPVEFKNDVFLINYYLKLGYAYVLNKDLENANLAANTAGSIYLDLKLKELNHHIEILKLMILIAELQGDDEGVKILKETLKNTQN; the protein is encoded by the coding sequence ATGAAAGCGCAACAGTTACTAGCATTAATCGACATCAATAGAGATGCGATTGCTACAAATAGAGGATTTTATTTCCAATATTTAACGGTTGCAAAAAAATGGCTTGAAAATTATACATCTAACATTGATAAGGATATTTTCACTGAAGTAGATGACGATATCAAAGAAGTTGGAGAAGAAATCATTTTTACGCAAATCAAATGTTATTCCTCAACATTTAGCCTACAATCAAAAGAAATAAGAAAAGCCATTGTTAATTTTTTTGCATTGTACTTGAAAAATAAAGACCATGTGGAAAATCTTGTATTTGATTTTATAACAAATACAACTGTTGCTAAAACAGAAGAAATACTTCAGAAATGGATTTCAGAGCAACCAATTGTCAATAAAGACTTACTAAATTTATGTAGTAATAAAATATCTGAAATTCTATTCGAGGAAATTCAAAAGAAGTTAGAAAAGAATAATTCTACGAAAAAAGAAGAAAACTCAGAGAATATTCCCGATTTTGAAGATATTATTTATGATAAAAACATTATAGAAGATTTCACAGGTAAAATATTTTGGCACTTCGATGAAATTCCTCCTGAAGAAGCTATCATTATTTTAACCAACGAAATTCATCTATTACTTCAAGATCCTATTTTTAGCAGTAGACCAGTTAAGCTATTAATGGAAGCGTTACTTTGTGAGATTTACAGGAGATCACAAGAAAAAAATCCACAAGACCGTAAAGTTACAAATGGCATCTTAAAGGAAATTTTAGAAACCAAAGATTCTGAATTAACGAAATATATTGATAAACGGCTATTAAATTTGTTTAATTTCAGATTGGATATTTTAGAAGATAAACTTGTAAACATTCAAAATATTTTAGACAATTCCTTAAAAGTTCAAGAGCAGCACAGCGATATCTTAAACAAAATATCAGCTGAATACAAAAAAGCAAATGACTTTTTTCCACATTTTTTAACGACTATACCATTTGTAAATCCAGACAATTTAAATGGACGCAATGATTTAATTGATGATTTAAAGCATTTATTGTCTGAAAATAAACATATAAGTGTAAATGGAAACGGTGGGATGGGAAAATCCTATTTAATAAAGTCATTTGTTCACAAACTTCATTCAGAGTACGATCATATTTTATGGCTAAATGTTGAATCTGGATTAGTTAATAGTTTGACAACTAATCAACAAATCACATCTTCGCTTAAAATACCGCCTTTAGAAGCAGGGCAATTTAATGAGGCTTTAAATTTAATTATACATACACTAAATAATATACCAGGTCAAAATCTACTGGTAGTGGATAGTTATGATGTTGTAGAGCCAGAAATGGAAATAGTTAAATCGTTGCAAAATTGGCATATTATTGCAGGAACAAGGCTAAGATTACAAGATTGGAAAAACCTTCCTATACCGTCATTAGACTTTGAACAAGCCAAAGCTCTATATTTATCCATTAGTAATCAGGATCCAGTAGATGACCAACAATTTCAATTGCTATTTGACTCTGTAGAGTATAATACGCTCGTAATTTCATTAGTAGCCAAAACAATTCAGCAAAGTTTTACATTAACATTAACTGATGTTTTAAAACATTTTCAGGAAAAAAGTCTGGATGATCAAAATATTCAAGTACAGCTTCAGAACGATTATGGAGAATCATTAAGTCTTTTAATAATTCTTAATAAGACTTTCGACTTAAGTAAACTTGAATCAATTGACAAATATTACCTTAGTTTCTTTGCACTTCTTCCATTAGAGGAAACTGATTTTATCGATTTGGTAGACTGGTTCGGAAAAGATAGTGTTGCACCTAATACAATAGCATTCACTAACATCATAAATACTTTACACAGCAAGGGATTATTGGAAAGAAATGGTAAAAGAATTACTATGCATAAAATGCTGAGAGAATCTATACTTTACCAAGAGCGTAAAGATAGCTCACCATTTTTAAATCAATTATTTAACGTTATAAATCTATCAGCAAGAATAAAAGAAGGATACAACAATAATCTGTCTCAAGCCTTAAGATTTCTGAAATATGGCGAAGCGATATTAAAGGAAATTAAGGAACCGTTCAGAACGGAAATTTACCAGCCAATGTTAATGTTGGAAAATGAAGTCTTAAATATATATGGATGGATTAAAAAAGATACAATGACATCAAGATGGCAAGACCTAATCGATCGTGCTGAAAAACATCTTGATAAAAACGATAGCCTTTTGGGTATTATGTCAAATAATATTGCTTTAACACTAGCAGCGGATGGAGAGTTAGACAAATCATTTACTTACTTTGAAAAGGCAATAGAAATTTTAAGTGTAGCTGACAGCAAGGCGATCCCCCATTTATTAATGTCAATGTGCAATATGTCAACACTCTTAATTAATAATGGGAATTTTCCTTTGTTTTTTGATTATTTTGAAAAAATAGAAAAACTTAGAAAGAAGTATGATCTATATGACGACCCTTCATATCCTATACAAGCCCAAATAATGGGATCAGCTTATAATGAATTAAGCAATTTCCCTATGGCGATAAAACTTTATAAAACAGCGATAGAGCTTCATAAAAAGTTACCTGTAGAGTTCAAAAATGATGTTTTTCTTATTAACTATTATCTCAAATTGGGCTACGCATATGTATTAAATAAAGATTTAGAAAATGCCAATCTTGCCGCAAATACAGCTGGGTCAATATATTTAGACCTTAAACTAAAAGAATTAAATCACCATATTGAAATTCTAAAACTTATGATTTTGATTGCAGAGCTTCAAGGTGATGATGAAGGGGTTAAAATATTAAAAGAAACTCTTAAAAACACACAAAACTAA
- a CDS encoding NACHT domain-containing protein, producing MEGSASQAGFYYQNNVAALKIIECLFFNSDILQVRLENYEEGNHIDDIIIYRHSKIEYFQVKWAHDEEKTYTIYSMLKSEKNDEGKILKKSLFKQLAEGYQSVRNTGKDFSITLFTTKKESNIKRPSEDINFGLTDLRNNIIDRLDDSNQLKNLAVYDDYKVVLSKIQNECSLDDNSFNEFLRCLDFKFRQDSIEEIQNSIKYKLETLGIETDLFEKLINAVVKWCISGEKITKDLVLKELGISDRFDDKLSHYFKVVDDDSYVSNESFFEKLRSSLTQLSNGYIFIEGLPGIGKSTALTKFKEEEPSSILAYYCFIPDVSNNFGELRHKSSYFLKSLCISIEKYFPDVDLPGVFSTNFEEKLIRYLDKLSSLNKKIIFIVDGLDHVHRDTTIGDGSLLNVIKGALPENIFFILSSQYSSLLSPSVKQIIDSDSRRHIVVKPFSQPEILEYLNKKGIHSPEFIDKIEQVSGGIPIYLHYISEVLLKEDNNNYEPILQDFPILKNGEINYYHDYLFQKILDDSLSKWVLAVLAYRKENTSLETLHQILVLAGENRTITEVENIVNRFSYLLKQIDGRSFSIFHNSFREFIISKTLDLKNKFNNALVNFYRINPFSDEAFRNYFKHLYEIGDYDTIITSTTSEWVKASWENYRGQNEIEDNLDIAMKATIEKASLSEFTRIAFIKDQFAQAKDNLGHSGIDFTMLLLNSGHTANSLRTIWDGDFVLTSKEYFCHYIGKYYQKTGNMLPAAIIKQGFSKSIIDKSVKNLTIQYKAEALVKDNILEIFDNIDKIKWVQSNRNNRNFKRKYYPEEANTKTNTKIKLEILDYLVEHNQSKKLFLLRTELLNNEFYPEVEIAVIKLLLSIPAQRKEAVTLLKKVDFSKFSDNRYLKLIVLCTKFFSNKEILELFPYREMPAPKLFDNVVNDKYNKYELREEIILLFNNLKYFWIFNPNVVEELRIDASYFDSPAEEIYDSIFALSKIWNDNRSANCDEDDLLASLEESIDILYIPRPKEFRPRARGLFDMDTNSSFISSGIKYFFKNIFAVANETLSKERIEKLVIFWIDKDKSGDGFRHYSVGLQIAKTLSTNQRFNFEDIIFKLLKYAEEVARIEHDTISLTTYLGKVCDAYGRMRFNDDFKRLYSQILDTAFGLGYRKDYRSTNIIEPLKMIHELDPDGTLKRLEDVFHTQNQLNNAGNGRMEHISISNLIAFTIQIYPSLGFKLMELEESSISRNEAFKIIIGSLITKSGKDELKLFLALIKTLQRWRDGSSSESTFLDLAKKLLLKAIEYSDDQLIFEILDIVKFNALIELEDRNVLPAFANILQQDGISLVEFGLEEYIEIRPANSNIKNKNAEVNTNTETTVQTIESLNQLFTENYDEFNAFLEQQFKEKRFNRKANLLKKERRNINKLFTDFYKSFLSNDQKLVIDKSKYVIAKHYENLKNEILNAPEGNNTFKEFEKLFFNFVSEIDNLFNEATFLRYLQVDIDVNGWLKNIFKNINWRHDHIFYQVLTDSDVMYLVDNCSIFEIDKILDFVNKWTSRSIRSAALLKIANKIMPVDFEKAKNVISQVSEYEFDSLLFQHEESTNLLDFDIFQTTFNSDVNYGKTFLLKSYYTQKGKYSGDLTDSLGKLFKYKEYFEDNTVNSYYIGNLSFNKGLAYGLPEVENHYGFLAEHTETLSFSEIVINHLVWLFNYPAVKIRELSLQSLFDLISEDDDLISVFIQRSLNNGNNNEIEWGIVVIHAIALHNPKIITKYKEKFIKLLSHEHFNIAETMKDVLLTIESSEGLFLTDIEKQIIDNVNSASRLILNSEDIVLRSKNKFIYSSFQYDLMYRLNEMDDEAKFFESVHSELILKGWKDYDQENESNVHQRYNINSNFDVIEVQSPYYDALKEAINRVFYKKIKRNCFDSKFIDLFKSSLRVFDPSNLLIKVVSRPEEISYVDENLSKADFYGFSDFDNIVENLIKRDTEYIPLIEFGNQRANNYKKLSGTCYFEVKAFLKHQSYDIKNLAKKDSFEPFLASENKYSNELPTLLDTASSFPVKDLYPLLQISYNNFRGEKDLLNANIFNDVFSELGLPSNNLLNIFKSDTQNNVQAIKWINSYTGGPSWRRCKPSSTGFTFSIKKSILLKYLKANELQLCYRINLRRSTDNDRIEKFMSWSDLQKDIVISNF from the coding sequence ATGGAGGGTTCCGCATCGCAGGCAGGATTTTATTATCAAAACAACGTCGCCGCTTTAAAAATTATAGAGTGCTTGTTTTTCAATTCAGATATTTTGCAGGTAAGATTAGAAAATTATGAGGAAGGAAACCACATTGATGATATAATTATTTACCGACATTCTAAGATTGAATATTTTCAGGTGAAGTGGGCGCATGATGAAGAGAAGACATATACAATATACAGTATGTTAAAGTCTGAAAAGAATGATGAAGGAAAAATTTTGAAGAAATCTTTATTTAAGCAGTTAGCAGAAGGATATCAGAGTGTAAGAAATACAGGTAAAGACTTTTCTATTACTTTATTTACTACCAAAAAAGAAAGCAATATAAAACGTCCTTCTGAAGATATTAATTTTGGACTTACAGACCTGCGTAATAATATTATTGATCGTTTAGATGATTCAAATCAATTAAAAAATCTTGCAGTTTATGACGACTATAAGGTTGTTTTAAGTAAAATACAAAATGAGTGTTCATTAGATGATAACTCTTTTAATGAGTTTTTGAGATGTTTAGATTTTAAGTTTCGTCAAGATAGCATTGAAGAGATTCAAAATAGTATTAAATATAAATTGGAGACGCTGGGTATTGAAACTGACCTTTTTGAAAAGCTTATTAATGCAGTGGTAAAATGGTGCATTTCGGGCGAAAAAATTACGAAGGATCTTGTACTTAAAGAACTTGGCATTTCGGATAGATTTGATGATAAACTGTCTCATTATTTTAAGGTTGTTGATGATGACAGTTATGTAAGTAATGAAAGTTTTTTTGAGAAGCTTAGGAGTAGTTTAACTCAGCTAAGCAATGGCTATATATTTATTGAAGGACTTCCTGGTATCGGAAAATCAACAGCTCTTACAAAATTTAAAGAAGAAGAGCCATCAAGTATTTTAGCCTACTATTGTTTTATACCCGATGTTAGTAATAATTTTGGGGAGCTTCGCCACAAGTCATCATATTTCCTAAAATCATTATGTATAAGCATAGAAAAATATTTTCCGGACGTTGATCTCCCTGGTGTATTTTCAACAAATTTTGAGGAAAAGCTAATTAGATACCTGGATAAACTAAGTTCGCTTAACAAAAAAATTATTTTTATAGTTGATGGCTTGGATCATGTGCATAGAGATACAACTATTGGCGACGGATCCTTACTAAATGTCATTAAAGGAGCTCTACCTGAAAACATATTTTTTATCTTAAGTTCACAATATTCTTCATTACTGTCACCATCCGTCAAACAGATAATTGATTCTGATAGCCGAAGACATATTGTTGTAAAGCCTTTTTCTCAGCCGGAAATACTTGAATACTTGAATAAAAAAGGTATTCATAGTCCTGAATTTATTGACAAAATTGAGCAAGTTTCTGGCGGTATTCCTATTTATTTGCATTACATTTCGGAAGTTCTTCTGAAAGAAGATAACAATAATTATGAACCGATTTTACAAGATTTTCCAATTTTAAAAAATGGTGAAATAAATTATTACCACGACTATCTTTTCCAAAAAATTCTAGACGATTCTCTATCTAAATGGGTACTTGCTGTGTTAGCTTATAGAAAGGAAAATACATCTTTAGAAACTTTGCACCAAATACTTGTTTTAGCAGGAGAAAATAGGACAATTACCGAGGTTGAAAATATTGTAAACCGCTTTTCCTATCTCCTTAAACAAATAGATGGTAGATCATTTTCTATTTTCCATAATAGTTTTCGTGAGTTTATCATATCAAAAACTTTAGATCTAAAGAACAAGTTTAATAATGCTTTAGTTAATTTTTACAGAATAAATCCCTTTTCAGATGAGGCATTCAGAAATTATTTTAAGCATCTTTACGAAATTGGAGACTATGATACTATAATCACTTCAACAACGTCAGAATGGGTCAAGGCTAGTTGGGAAAATTATCGGGGGCAGAATGAAATTGAAGATAATCTAGATATCGCAATGAAAGCCACTATAGAGAAGGCTTCACTTTCGGAATTTACTAGAATTGCTTTTATTAAAGATCAATTTGCTCAAGCTAAAGATAATTTAGGCCATTCGGGAATTGACTTTACTATGTTATTACTAAACTCGGGTCATACAGCCAATAGCTTACGGACTATTTGGGATGGAGATTTTGTATTAACTAGTAAGGAATATTTTTGTCATTATATAGGTAAATATTACCAAAAAACTGGCAATATGTTGCCTGCGGCCATAATCAAACAGGGCTTTTCAAAATCTATCATTGATAAAAGTGTCAAAAATTTAACTATTCAGTATAAAGCGGAAGCATTGGTTAAGGACAATATTCTAGAAATATTTGACAATATCGACAAAATCAAATGGGTACAATCAAACAGAAATAACAGAAATTTTAAACGAAAATATTATCCGGAAGAAGCGAATACAAAAACTAATACAAAGATAAAATTAGAAATTCTCGATTATTTGGTTGAACATAATCAGTCAAAAAAATTGTTTTTGCTAAGAACAGAATTACTCAATAACGAATTTTATCCAGAAGTAGAGATCGCTGTAATAAAGCTCTTACTATCAATACCCGCCCAAAGAAAAGAAGCTGTCACACTTCTTAAAAAAGTTGACTTCAGTAAGTTTTCAGACAATCGCTATTTAAAGTTGATTGTACTTTGTACTAAATTTTTTAGCAATAAAGAAATACTAGAATTATTCCCTTATAGGGAGATGCCAGCCCCAAAGCTTTTTGATAATGTTGTTAATGATAAATATAATAAGTATGAACTTAGGGAAGAAATAATTTTACTATTTAATAATTTGAAATATTTCTGGATTTTTAATCCTAATGTCGTAGAAGAACTCCGAATAGATGCTTCATACTTCGATAGTCCTGCAGAAGAAATATATGATTCTATTTTTGCATTATCAAAAATATGGAATGACAATCGTTCAGCTAATTGTGATGAAGATGATTTATTAGCATCCTTAGAAGAGTCAATTGATATATTATATATCCCGAGACCTAAAGAATTTCGTCCTCGTGCTAGAGGGCTATTTGATATGGATACAAATAGCAGTTTCATATCTTCCGGTATAAAATATTTTTTTAAAAACATTTTTGCTGTTGCTAACGAAACGCTTTCAAAAGAAAGAATTGAAAAATTGGTTATTTTTTGGATTGATAAAGATAAAAGCGGAGATGGATTTAGGCATTATTCTGTTGGATTACAAATTGCTAAAACTCTTTCTACTAATCAACGCTTTAATTTTGAAGACATCATTTTTAAGCTTTTAAAATATGCAGAAGAGGTAGCTAGAATAGAACACGATACAATTTCGTTGACGACCTATCTTGGAAAAGTCTGTGATGCATATGGAAGAATGAGATTTAATGATGATTTTAAAAGGTTATATAGTCAGATTCTTGATACAGCATTTGGTTTAGGATATCGAAAGGATTATCGATCGACTAATATAATCGAGCCTTTAAAAATGATTCACGAATTAGATCCCGATGGTACTCTAAAAAGATTAGAAGATGTATTTCATACTCAGAATCAACTTAATAATGCTGGCAATGGTCGAATGGAACATATTTCTATATCCAACCTTATAGCATTTACTATTCAAATTTATCCTTCATTGGGATTTAAGCTTATGGAGTTAGAAGAGTCTTCAATATCTAGAAATGAAGCATTCAAAATAATTATAGGATCATTAATCACAAAATCAGGAAAGGATGAACTTAAACTTTTTCTTGCACTAATAAAAACTTTGCAGCGTTGGAGAGATGGCAGTTCAAGCGAATCCACATTTTTAGATCTTGCAAAGAAATTGCTACTAAAAGCGATTGAGTATTCTGATGATCAATTGATTTTTGAAATACTTGATATTGTTAAGTTTAATGCTTTAATTGAGTTAGAGGATAGGAATGTCTTACCTGCTTTTGCAAATATTCTGCAGCAAGACGGAATTTCTTTGGTAGAGTTTGGATTAGAGGAATATATTGAGATTCGTCCAGCTAATTCAAATATCAAAAATAAAAATGCTGAAGTAAATACAAACACTGAAACTACAGTTCAAACAATAGAAAGTTTAAATCAATTATTTACTGAGAATTATGATGAGTTTAATGCTTTTTTAGAACAACAGTTTAAAGAAAAACGTTTTAACCGAAAGGCTAATTTATTAAAAAAAGAAAGAAGAAATATTAATAAGCTTTTTACTGATTTTTATAAAAGCTTCCTCTCAAATGATCAGAAATTGGTTATTGATAAAAGCAAGTACGTTATTGCGAAGCATTATGAAAATTTAAAAAATGAAATTTTAAATGCTCCGGAAGGCAATAATACATTTAAGGAATTTGAAAAGCTATTTTTTAATTTTGTAAGTGAAATTGATAATTTATTCAATGAGGCAACATTTTTAAGATATTTACAAGTGGATATTGATGTAAATGGGTGGTTAAAAAATATTTTTAAAAATATTAATTGGCGCCACGATCACATTTTTTATCAAGTTCTTACTGATAGTGATGTGATGTATTTAGTAGATAATTGCTCCATATTTGAAATTGATAAAATACTTGATTTTGTAAATAAATGGACAAGTCGTTCGATAAGGTCTGCAGCACTTTTAAAAATTGCAAATAAGATAATGCCTGTAGACTTTGAAAAAGCAAAAAATGTGATTTCGCAAGTTTCAGAATATGAATTTGACAGCTTATTATTTCAGCACGAAGAATCTACAAACCTATTAGACTTTGATATTTTTCAAACTACATTTAATTCTGATGTAAATTATGGTAAAACATTTCTTTTAAAAAGCTATTACACTCAGAAAGGTAAATACAGTGGAGATTTGACCGACTCCCTTGGAAAACTTTTTAAGTATAAAGAATATTTCGAAGATAATACTGTTAATTCCTATTACATCGGTAATTTGAGTTTTAACAAAGGTCTTGCTTATGGATTACCGGAAGTTGAGAACCATTATGGATTTTTGGCAGAACATACAGAGACATTGTCATTTTCAGAAATTGTTATAAATCATTTAGTTTGGTTGTTTAATTATCCTGCAGTTAAAATCCGAGAACTATCATTGCAATCCTTATTTGATTTAATTTCAGAAGATGATGATTTGATTTCAGTTTTTATACAGCGATCTCTTAATAATGGTAATAATAATGAGATCGAGTGGGGTATAGTGGTAATTCATGCGATAGCACTACACAATCCAAAAATCATTACAAAATATAAGGAGAAATTTATAAAACTGTTATCTCATGAACATTTCAATATCGCTGAGACAATGAAAGATGTACTCCTTACGATTGAAAGTTCCGAAGGTTTATTTTTGACAGATATTGAGAAACAAATCATAGATAACGTAAATTCTGCAAGCCGATTAATTTTAAATTCTGAAGACATTGTATTACGTAGCAAAAATAAGTTCATTTACTCTTCTTTTCAATATGATCTTATGTATAGGCTCAACGAAATGGATGATGAAGCAAAATTTTTCGAAAGTGTACATTCTGAACTTATTTTAAAGGGTTGGAAGGATTATGATCAAGAAAATGAAAGTAATGTCCATCAGAGGTATAATATAAATTCCAACTTTGATGTTATCGAAGTTCAATCTCCCTACTACGACGCTCTTAAAGAGGCTATAAATAGAGTGTTTTACAAAAAAATCAAACGAAATTGTTTTGATTCGAAATTCATTGATTTATTTAAAAGTTCATTGAGAGTCTTTGATCCTTCTAATCTTCTAATTAAGGTTGTTAGTAGACCGGAAGAAATCTCCTACGTTGATGAGAACTTAAGTAAAGCAGACTTTTACGGATTTTCTGATTTTGATAATATCGTTGAAAATTTAATCAAAAGAGATACTGAATATATACCTCTTATAGAATTTGGAAACCAAAGAGCAAATAATTATAAAAAGCTAAGTGGAACGTGCTATTTTGAAGTGAAAGCTTTTCTAAAACATCAAAGTTATGATATTAAGAATTTGGCTAAGAAAGATTCATTTGAGCCTTTCTTAGCCTCAGAAAATAAATATTCAAATGAGCTACCAACTTTATTGGATACAGCATCTTCCTTTCCTGTTAAAGATCTTTATCCCCTTTTGCAAATTTCTTACAATAACTTTAGAGGTGAAAAAGATTTACTTAATGCAAATATTTTTAATGATGTATTTTCCGAACTAGGTCTACCTTCAAATAATCTTCTAAACATTTTCAAGAGCGATACTCAGAATAATGTACAAGCTATAAAATGGATAAATAGCTACACAGGAGGGCCGTCGTGGAGAAGGTGTAAACCTTCTTCAACTGGATTTACTTTTTCAATTAAAAAAAGTATTTTGTTGAAATACTTAAAAGCAAATGAATTGCAGCTATGTTATAGAATTAATCTACGCAGATCTACGGATAATGATCGAATTGAAAAGTTTATGAGTTGGTCTGATCTACAAAAAGACATAGTTATCTCAAATTTCTAA
- a CDS encoding NADAR family protein, with protein sequence MNSNTREYKINEVITFARTQGKFGGLSNMAPSFPLFINEINIQSTEVLYQACRYSLFPQIQEEIIRTQNPMDAKKISRKYIEYTRQDWDFVKFKIMKWCLEVKLIQNFDKFSTIILNTDSKSIVEYSTKDDIWGAKPINADTLQGVNALGRLLMELREKLKSENITNNSVIYPPDISGFLLFDHAISETHNDQYFIGDIDDIYAY encoded by the coding sequence ATGAATTCTAACACAAGAGAATATAAAATTAACGAAGTGATCACCTTTGCTAGAACTCAGGGCAAATTTGGAGGGCTGTCTAATATGGCTCCTAGTTTTCCTCTTTTCATAAATGAAATTAATATTCAAAGTACGGAAGTACTATATCAAGCTTGTAGGTATTCACTATTTCCACAAATACAGGAAGAAATCATTCGAACGCAAAATCCTATGGATGCTAAAAAAATCAGTAGAAAGTATATAGAATATACTAGGCAGGATTGGGATTTCGTAAAGTTTAAAATTATGAAATGGTGTCTTGAAGTAAAACTTATACAAAATTTTGACAAATTTTCAACCATCATTTTAAATACGGATAGTAAAAGTATTGTAGAATATTCTACGAAAGATGATATCTGGGGGGCAAAACCTATAAATGCTGACACACTTCAGGGCGTAAATGCTTTAGGTAGGCTTCTTATGGAACTAAGAGAAAAATTAAAATCAGAAAACATCACGAATAATTCCGTTATTTATCCACCGGACATAAGTGGTTTCTTACTTTTTGACCACGCAATTAGTGAGACTCATAATGATCAGTACTTTATTGGAGATATTGATGACATTTATGCTTATTAG